One window of the Pseudomonas knackmussii B13 genome contains the following:
- the rpoH gene encoding RNA polymerase sigma factor RpoH: protein MTNSLQPVYALVPGANLESYVHSVNSIPLLSPEQERELAERLFYQQDLEAARQMVLAHLRFVVHIARSYSGYGLAQADLIQEGNVGLMKAVKRFNPEMGVRLVSFAVHWIKAEIHEFILRNWRIVKVATTKAQRKLFFNLRSQKKRLAWLSNDEVERVAESLGVEAREVREMESRLSGQDMAFDPAADADDESAYQSPAHYLEDHRYDPARQLEEADWSDSSTASLHEALEGLDERSRDILYQRWLAEEKATLHDLAAKYNVSAERIRQLEKNAMNKLKGRIEA, encoded by the coding sequence ATGACCAATTCCCTGCAACCTGTTTATGCCCTGGTTCCCGGTGCAAACCTGGAATCCTACGTGCACTCTGTGAACAGCATCCCGCTGTTGTCGCCGGAGCAGGAGCGCGAGCTGGCCGAACGCCTCTTCTACCAGCAAGACCTTGAGGCGGCACGGCAAATGGTGCTCGCTCACCTGCGTTTCGTGGTGCACATCGCCCGGAGTTATTCGGGCTACGGCCTGGCCCAGGCCGATCTGATCCAGGAAGGCAACGTCGGCCTGATGAAGGCCGTGAAGCGTTTCAACCCGGAAATGGGTGTTCGCCTGGTGTCCTTTGCCGTGCATTGGATCAAGGCGGAAATCCACGAGTTCATCCTGCGCAACTGGCGGATCGTGAAAGTCGCGACCACCAAGGCGCAGCGCAAGCTGTTCTTCAACCTGCGCAGCCAGAAGAAGCGTCTGGCCTGGCTGAGCAATGACGAAGTCGAGCGCGTGGCCGAGAGCCTGGGCGTCGAAGCCCGGGAAGTGCGCGAGATGGAAAGTCGCCTGAGCGGACAGGACATGGCCTTCGACCCGGCGGCCGACGCCGACGACGAAAGCGCCTACCAGTCGCCGGCACACTACCTGGAAGACCATCGCTACGACCCGGCACGCCAGTTGGAGGAAGCGGACTGGAGCGACAGCTCCACCGCCAGCCTGCACGAAGCGCTGGAAGGCCTGGACGAACGCAGCCGCGACATCCTCTACCAGCGTTGGCTGGCCGAGGAGAAGGCGACCCTGCATGACCTGGCGGCCAAGTACAACGTGTCTGCCGAGCGCATCCGTCAGCTGGAAAAGAACGCGATGAACAAGCTCAAGGGGCGCATCGAGGCCTGA
- the mtgA gene encoding monofunctional biosynthetic peptidoglycan transglycosylase, translating into MRILLRRLFKFTLWFVAASVVVVVVLRWVPPPGSMLMLERKVQSWFNGQPIDVQHDWQSWDDISDNLKIAVIAGEDQKFAEHHGFDMPAIEQALAHNERGKSVRGASTISQQTAKNLFLWPGRSWLRKGLEAWFTVLLETFWPKERILEVYLNSAEWDNGVFGAQAAARHHFGVDAGRLSAQQAAQLAAVLPNPRKWSAARPSPYVRQRAAWINRQMWQLGGHDYLERLR; encoded by the coding sequence ATGCGCATCCTGCTCCGCCGCCTGTTCAAGTTCACCCTCTGGTTCGTCGCCGCCAGCGTCGTCGTGGTCGTTGTGCTGCGCTGGGTGCCGCCGCCGGGGAGCATGCTGATGCTCGAACGCAAGGTGCAGTCCTGGTTCAACGGCCAGCCCATCGATGTGCAGCACGACTGGCAGAGCTGGGACGATATCTCCGACAACCTGAAGATCGCGGTGATCGCCGGCGAGGACCAGAAGTTCGCCGAGCACCATGGCTTCGACATGCCCGCCATCGAGCAGGCACTGGCGCACAACGAGCGCGGCAAGAGCGTGCGCGGCGCCAGCACCATCAGCCAGCAGACGGCCAAGAACCTGTTCCTCTGGCCCGGCCGCAGCTGGCTGCGCAAGGGGCTGGAAGCCTGGTTCACCGTGCTGCTGGAAACCTTCTGGCCGAAGGAGCGAATCCTCGAGGTCTACCTCAACAGCGCGGAATGGGACAACGGCGTGTTCGGTGCCCAGGCCGCCGCACGTCATCACTTCGGTGTCGATGCGGGCAGGCTTTCCGCGCAGCAGGCCGCGCAGCTCGCCGCCGTTCTACCCAACCCACGCAAGTGGAGCGCCGCCCGCCCCAGCCCCTACGTGCGCCAGCGCGCGGCCTGGATCAACCGGCAGATGTGGCAGCTCGGCGGCCACGACTACCTGGAGCGCCTGCGCTGA
- a CDS encoding DUF423 domain-containing protein gives MLRTFLLFAAFFGFTGVGLGAFAAHGLKNRLSADYLAIFQTGVHYQMLHALALFGVALLSTQLSGRLIAASGWLFVAGILVFSGSLYLLTLTATPVLGAITPIGGLCFLGGWLCLGLAAWRLTA, from the coding sequence ATGTTGCGTACTTTCCTGCTGTTCGCTGCCTTCTTCGGTTTCACCGGAGTGGGCCTCGGCGCCTTCGCCGCTCACGGCCTGAAGAATCGCCTGAGCGCCGACTACCTGGCGATCTTCCAGACCGGCGTGCACTACCAGATGCTCCACGCCCTGGCGCTGTTCGGCGTGGCACTGCTCTCGACCCAGCTCAGCGGCCGGCTGATCGCCGCTTCGGGCTGGCTGTTCGTCGCCGGGATCCTGGTCTTCTCCGGCAGCCTCTACCTGCTCACCTTGACGGCCACGCCGGTGCTGGGCGCAATCACCCCGATCGGTGGGCTCTGCTTCCTCGGCGGTTGGCTGTGCCTGGGCCTGGCCGCGTGGCGACTGACGGCCTGA